A genome region from Coprococcus phoceensis includes the following:
- a CDS encoding ferredoxin, which yields MKAVVEDGCIACGMCVSICPEVFCMGDEIAQVHADVTEENEKEAKEARDGCPVSVIDIEE from the coding sequence ATGAAAGCAGTTGTAGAAGATGGATGTATTGCATGCGGGATGTGTGTAAGTATCTGCCCGGAAGTGTTTTGCATGGGTGATGAGATTGCACAGGTACATGCAGACGTGACTGAAGAGAACGAAAAGGAAGCAAAAGAAGCAAGAGATGGCTGTCCTGTCTCAGTGATTGACATCGAAGAATAG
- a CDS encoding ferritin-like domain-containing protein has protein sequence MCEEEIQVRDSAEYPPVKVCEKNPRYAMAMLSNIGACNSEMSAVSLYFYNSLIANGKYEEIGKTFHKISMVEMHHMNIYGQLAQKLGADPRLWSVERRRFTYWSPGCNRYPRRIDMMLKHAYEGEKLAIATYKRQAEWIQDEYVVANLERIILDERLHIEIIEQLYEKYVKTAIPRV, from the coding sequence ATGTGTGAAGAAGAGATTCAGGTAAGAGATTCTGCAGAATATCCTCCTGTGAAAGTATGTGAAAAAAATCCGAGGTATGCAATGGCGATGTTAAGCAATATCGGAGCCTGCAACTCAGAGATGTCTGCAGTCAGTCTGTATTTTTACAACAGTTTGATCGCAAATGGCAAGTATGAAGAAATCGGAAAGACATTTCACAAGATCAGTATGGTGGAAATGCACCACATGAATATTTATGGGCAGCTGGCGCAGAAACTTGGGGCAGACCCAAGGCTTTGGAGTGTTGAGCGGAGAAGATTTACATATTGGAGCCCTGGGTGCAACCGATACCCAAGGCGGATAGATATGATGCTGAAACATGCATATGAAGGGGAAAAGCTTGCGATTGCAACCTATAAAAGACAGGCAGAATGGATTCAGGACGAGTATGTTGTCGCAAATCTGGAGCGAATTATTTTAGATGAACGGCTGCATATTGAAATCATAGAGCAATTGTATGAAAAATACGTAAAAACGGCTATTCCCCGAGTGTAA
- a CDS encoding helix-turn-helix domain-containing protein encodes MTINERVGNNIRKYRIAHHYTLKDLSALVHKSCSTLSKYEKGILPVSVETLEEFGEVFHIPTSHLLSAPSEGKPDVSRKSLLKKYYMYNYDGRRKRIMKSIIEEYATDQPDTYSIQLFYDVDDLEHFGKCEVIYSGESTTFGPWQNYSLKNTANTLEEIWMCTVNTFSQTDLKSGILSGISQLTMRPCSRKILITSQIQKENHFIDDLLLSKEDIQQIKKYNLFTLGE; translated from the coding sequence ATGACAATCAATGAACGTGTCGGAAATAACATCCGCAAATACAGAATCGCACACCATTATACGTTAAAAGACTTATCCGCACTTGTACACAAGAGTTGTTCTACTCTTTCAAAATATGAAAAAGGAATTCTTCCTGTCAGTGTTGAGACGCTGGAAGAATTCGGGGAGGTTTTTCATATTCCCACTTCGCATCTCTTGTCTGCGCCGTCCGAGGGGAAACCGGACGTCTCTCGCAAAAGTCTCCTCAAAAAATACTACATGTACAATTATGATGGCAGAAGAAAACGAATTATGAAAAGTATTATTGAAGAATACGCCACAGATCAGCCGGATACCTATTCGATTCAGCTTTTCTATGACGTAGATGATCTGGAACACTTTGGAAAATGCGAGGTAATCTATTCCGGTGAAAGCACAACCTTTGGGCCATGGCAAAATTATAGTTTAAAAAATACTGCAAATACACTGGAGGAAATTTGGATGTGCACCGTAAATACCTTTTCTCAAACGGATCTGAAAAGTGGTATCTTGTCCGGTATCTCACAACTTACCATGCGCCCCTGCAGCCGAAAGATCCTGATCACGTCTCAGATACAAAAAGAAAATCATTTCATAGATGACCTGCTGCTCTCCAAAGAGGATATCCAGCAGATTAAAAAATACAACTTATTTACACTCGGGGAATAG
- a CDS encoding aminopeptidase: protein MGKQSVWKSYDQKELKEVNAVCERYKTCLDAGKTERECVALAVEMAKEAGYKDLNAYIAEDKQLKTGDKVYAVWMHKMVALFQIGEEPISNGMNILGAHIDSPRLDVKQNPLYEADGFAYLDTHYYGGIKKYQWVAQPLALHGVAVLKSGKTVPICVGEKEGDPVFTITDILIHLAGEKMEKTAAKVIEGENMDLLIGNMPLRDCKDLKEEEKELVKANILSILKQEYGIEEDDFQSAELEIVPAGKARDLGFDRSMILGYGQDDRICAFTSLFAMLEAENLKKTGVCLLVDKEEIGSVGATGMQSHFFENTVAELIALTEGESELKVRRALARSRMLSSDVSAAYDPLYAEHYEKRNSGFFGRGISMNKFTGVRGKSGSNDANAEYIAVLRKIFDDANVAYQFDELGKVDAGGGGTIAYIMANYGMEVIDSGIALLCMHAPYEVSSKADIYEAVKGYRAFLANA, encoded by the coding sequence ATGGGAAAACAGAGTGTATGGAAGTCGTATGATCAGAAGGAGCTTAAGGAAGTTAATGCGGTTTGTGAGCGATATAAAACATGTCTGGATGCAGGAAAGACAGAGCGTGAATGTGTGGCATTGGCGGTTGAGATGGCCAAGGAGGCCGGATACAAAGATTTGAATGCCTATATTGCCGAGGATAAACAGCTGAAAACAGGTGATAAAGTGTATGCGGTCTGGATGCATAAGATGGTCGCATTATTTCAAATCGGGGAAGAGCCGATTTCCAATGGAATGAATATTCTTGGAGCACATATTGACTCACCACGTTTGGATGTAAAACAGAATCCGCTGTATGAAGCGGATGGATTTGCCTATCTGGACACACACTATTACGGTGGAATCAAAAAATACCAGTGGGTTGCACAGCCGCTTGCTCTACATGGTGTAGCTGTACTGAAAAGCGGAAAGACCGTTCCGATCTGCGTTGGGGAAAAAGAAGGAGATCCGGTATTTACGATTACGGATATTTTGATCCATCTTGCGGGCGAAAAAATGGAAAAGACTGCGGCAAAGGTTATTGAAGGTGAAAATATGGACCTTTTGATCGGAAATATGCCTTTGAGAGACTGTAAAGATTTGAAAGAAGAGGAAAAAGAGCTGGTGAAAGCGAATATTCTTTCTATTTTAAAACAGGAGTATGGGATTGAAGAGGATGATTTTCAGTCAGCAGAACTTGAAATTGTGCCAGCCGGTAAAGCAAGAGACCTTGGTTTTGACCGCAGTATGATTTTAGGGTATGGACAGGATGACAGAATCTGTGCATTTACATCCCTTTTTGCGATGCTGGAGGCAGAAAATCTGAAAAAGACAGGAGTGTGTCTTCTTGTGGACAAGGAAGAAATCGGCAGTGTAGGTGCGACAGGAATGCAGTCACATTTCTTTGAAAATACAGTTGCTGAGTTAATTGCGCTGACAGAAGGGGAATCTGAATTGAAAGTAAGACGAGCGCTTGCGCGTTCCAGAATGCTTTCCTCAGATGTAAGCGCAGCGTATGATCCTCTGTATGCAGAGCATTATGAAAAACGAAATTCCGGATTCTTTGGCAGAGGAATTTCTATGAATAAGTTTACTGGTGTCAGAGGAAAAAGCGGTTCTAATGATGCGAATGCAGAATATATTGCAGTTTTAAGAAAAATCTTTGACGATGCAAATGTGGCATATCAGTTCGATGAGCTTGGAAAGGTGGATGCCGGAGGCGGCGGTACAATTGCTTATATCATGGCAAATTACGGAATGGAAGTGATTGACAGCGGAATTGCGCTTCTTTGTATGCATGCACCTTATGAGGTGAGTAGCAAAGCAGATATCTACGAAGCCGTAAAGGGATATCGTGCGTTTTTGGCGAACGCATAG
- the yjeM gene encoding glutamate/gamma-aminobutyrate family transporter YjeM, protein MEYRRRKNGRKNKKLTMGALILMIFTSVYGFNNMPRSFYLMGYGAIPFFLLSAVVFFVPFAFMVAEYGSAFKDEKGGIFSWMQICVGKKYAFVATFMWYTSYVIWLVNIASGIMVPLSNAIFGKDTTADWTLFGLKSTQTLGILGVVFIIAVTFFGSKGLKNIQKVASIGGIACMFLNVMLIGGALLVLIGNKGELAQPITSVASFVDSPNPEYAGSIAMLAFLVYALFAYGGTEAVGGLVDETENPEKNFGKGLTIAAIIVAVGYSIGIFCVGIFTNWSDTLSAATVHKGNASYVIMNNLGYQIGAVFGASQGVCVQMGNWAARIMGISMLLSLSGAVFTLSYSPLKQLIEGSPKGLLPERFCKMEDGMPKFALKIQAVVVVVFILLIAMGGDTMTQFFNILVSMTNVAMTLPYMFISAAFIRFKKNKNIHKPFVIFKNDTVAIVFTVLVTVTVGFANFFTIIQPAMAGDVATTVWSIVGPVLFTVVALVLHSRYEKKMK, encoded by the coding sequence ATAGAGTACAGGAGGAGAAAGAATGGCAGAAAAAACAAAAAACTAACAATGGGAGCATTGATTCTAATGATCTTTACATCGGTGTATGGGTTTAACAATATGCCTAGATCATTTTATCTGATGGGATATGGAGCGATTCCGTTTTTCCTGTTATCAGCAGTAGTTTTCTTTGTCCCATTTGCGTTTATGGTTGCAGAGTATGGCTCGGCTTTTAAAGATGAAAAGGGTGGTATTTTTTCATGGATGCAAATCTGTGTCGGAAAAAAATATGCGTTCGTGGCAACATTCATGTGGTATACATCTTATGTAATCTGGCTCGTTAATATTGCATCAGGTATCATGGTGCCGCTTTCCAATGCGATTTTTGGGAAAGATACGACAGCAGATTGGACATTGTTTGGATTGAAATCAACACAGACACTTGGGATTCTCGGTGTAGTCTTTATCATTGCAGTTACATTTTTTGGAAGCAAAGGATTGAAAAATATCCAGAAAGTAGCATCAATCGGCGGAATTGCATGTATGTTTTTAAATGTGATGCTGATTGGAGGTGCACTTTTGGTATTGATTGGAAATAAAGGTGAACTGGCACAGCCGATTACATCGGTGGCATCATTTGTGGATTCTCCGAATCCAGAGTATGCGGGAAGTATTGCCATGCTGGCGTTCCTTGTATATGCGTTGTTTGCATATGGTGGAACAGAGGCTGTCGGAGGTCTTGTAGATGAGACTGAAAATCCGGAAAAGAACTTTGGAAAAGGTCTTACAATAGCAGCTATTATTGTTGCAGTGGGATATTCAATCGGAATTTTTTGTGTGGGAATCTTTACAAACTGGAGCGATACACTTTCCGCAGCAACTGTGCATAAGGGAAATGCATCTTATGTGATTATGAACAATCTTGGATACCAGATTGGAGCTGTATTTGGAGCAAGTCAGGGAGTCTGTGTACAGATGGGCAACTGGGCTGCAAGAATTATGGGGATCTCAATGCTGCTGTCTTTGTCAGGCGCAGTATTTACGTTAAGCTATTCTCCTTTGAAACAGCTGATTGAAGGAAGTCCGAAAGGATTACTGCCGGAAAGATTCTGTAAAATGGAAGATGGAATGCCGAAATTTGCGTTGAAGATTCAGGCGGTTGTAGTTGTGGTATTTATTCTGTTAATCGCTATGGGTGGAGATACGATGACACAATTTTTCAACATTCTTGTATCAATGACAAACGTTGCGATGACACTTCCATATATGTTTATTTCAGCAGCGTTTATCAGATTTAAGAAAAATAAAAATATTCATAAACCGTTTGTGATCTTCAAAAATGATACGGTAGCAATCGTCTTTACAGTACTGGTAACAGTGACTGTTGGGTTTGCAAACTTCTTTACAATCATCCAGCCGGCGATGGCGGGAGATGTTGCGACAACTGTTTGGAGTATCGTAGGACCGGTGCTGTTCACTGTAGTAGCATTAGTATTGCACAGCAGATATGAGAAAAAAATGAAATAA
- a CDS encoding ABC transporter ATP-binding protein: MIEIKNLTKVYKLNKKQMKESKTKSNRKVAVDHLSLNAHKGEIYGLLGPNGAGKTTTLRCIATIIKPTEGEVKVAGHDVVTEAEQVRKSIGFLTSDIKLDPQFTPDYMFEFFGRLHGVSKEVLKERKEQLFEYFGIKDFAHKQIKELSTGMKQKAAIAVSLVHDPEIVIFDEPTNGLDIVTARGVTDYLKKLREEGKLVIVSTHIMSEAEKLCDRIGVIIDGQKVSEGTLQEILDSTGTKDLEDAFFELYRSRKGEA, translated from the coding sequence ATGATAGAGATAAAAAATCTGACAAAAGTGTATAAACTGAACAAAAAGCAGATGAAAGAATCCAAAACAAAGAGCAATCGAAAGGTAGCGGTAGATCATTTGAGCCTAAATGCGCACAAAGGGGAAATATATGGTCTATTGGGTCCGAACGGTGCAGGGAAGACGACGACACTTCGCTGCATTGCAACGATTATTAAGCCAACAGAAGGTGAGGTTAAGGTTGCAGGGCATGATGTGGTGACAGAGGCGGAGCAGGTGCGTAAAAGCATCGGTTTCCTGACAAGTGACATTAAGCTTGATCCACAGTTTACACCCGACTATATGTTTGAATTTTTTGGAAGGCTTCACGGTGTGTCAAAAGAGGTTTTAAAAGAACGAAAAGAACAATTATTTGAGTATTTTGGTATTAAGGATTTTGCGCATAAACAGATCAAAGAACTGTCGACCGGAATGAAACAAAAGGCGGCAATTGCGGTAAGTCTTGTACATGATCCGGAAATCGTGATTTTTGATGAACCGACAAATGGTCTTGATATCGTGACTGCAAGAGGTGTGACAGATTACCTGAAAAAATTGCGTGAAGAGGGAAAGCTTGTTATTGTCTCCACGCACATTATGTCGGAGGCAGAAAAGCTTTGTGACCGGATTGGAGTGATCATTGATGGTCAGAAGGTAAGTGAAGGTACATTGCAGGAAATACTGGATAGTACAGGGACGAAAGATTTGGAGGATGCATTTTTCGAGTTGTACAGAAGCAGAAAGGGGGAGGCGTAG
- a CDS encoding ABC transporter permease yields MKSIKEIFNKEMVRVFKDKKMVFSVFFLPVIIMIGIMYLMSQMITGMEDDITKHKPIVYVQNEQESFEKFLESIHADYKIHAISESERADVETKIRDGEADLLIEFPKNMDEMIQDYKEGDPAPQIKTYYNPSEEYSNAAYKEISLEVLEAYRQTLLTERVGDLEQIAVFTVNSDNDKMVIQDEQKASGKALGMMLPYFITILLFAGAMGIGTDMIAGEKERGTMASLLVAPIKRSSIVLGKVFALMALSGISSVIYVGAMVAFMPLMSKSMLGTSGENLNISLNANQIAMLAVLLIGVAFLYSTMIALTSVFAKTIKEATTYVMPLYMVVLVLGLMTMFTTGNTDGKMYYIPVYNISLVLKGILSHEVTMAQYGVTVAMTFAIGFLLVGIIVKAFESEKVMAA; encoded by the coding sequence ATGAAGAGCATCAAAGAAATCTTCAATAAAGAGATGGTACGTGTTTTCAAGGATAAAAAAATGGTCTTTTCGGTATTTTTTCTGCCGGTTATTATCATGATTGGAATTATGTATCTGATGAGTCAGATGATTACAGGGATGGAGGATGACATCACAAAACACAAGCCGATTGTCTATGTTCAAAATGAACAGGAAAGTTTTGAAAAATTTTTAGAGAGTATCCATGCGGATTATAAGATACATGCGATTTCCGAAAGTGAGAGGGCAGATGTGGAGACGAAGATTCGGGATGGAGAAGCCGATCTTTTGATTGAGTTTCCAAAGAATATGGATGAGATGATTCAAGATTACAAGGAGGGAGATCCGGCTCCACAGATCAAGACCTATTACAATCCGTCGGAAGAATATTCTAATGCGGCATATAAAGAGATCTCTTTGGAAGTACTTGAGGCGTACCGTCAGACGCTGCTGACAGAGCGTGTGGGAGATTTAGAGCAGATTGCAGTGTTTACAGTGAATTCTGACAACGATAAGATGGTCATTCAGGACGAGCAAAAGGCGAGTGGAAAGGCGCTTGGAATGATGCTCCCGTATTTTATCACAATTCTTTTATTTGCAGGGGCAATGGGAATCGGAACGGATATGATTGCGGGTGAAAAAGAACGAGGAACAATGGCAAGCCTTCTTGTGGCGCCGATCAAGAGAAGTTCGATCGTGCTCGGAAAAGTGTTTGCACTGATGGCGTTGTCTGGAATTTCTTCAGTAATTTACGTGGGAGCGATGGTGGCATTTATGCCATTGATGTCCAAGTCGATGCTTGGAACATCAGGTGAGAATTTGAATATCAGTTTGAATGCAAACCAGATTGCAATGCTTGCAGTCCTGCTTATTGGAGTTGCGTTTTTATATTCTACGATGATTGCACTTACTTCGGTGTTTGCAAAGACAATCAAAGAGGCGACTACCTATGTAATGCCGCTCTATATGGTAGTGCTTGTTCTAGGTTTGATGACGATGTTCACTACAGGAAACACAGATGGAAAGATGTACTATATTCCGGTTTATAATATTTCTTTGGTTTTAAAAGGAATCTTAAGTCATGAGGTGACAATGGCACAGTATGGGGTGACGGTGGCGATGACATTTGCAATCGGTTTCCTGCTTGTGGGTATTATTGTAAAAGCATTTGAAAGTGAAAAAGTGATGGCAGCATAG
- a CDS encoding PRC-barrel domain-containing protein, which translates to MRLCELRQKEVINLCDCRRLGCVVDLVFDLCKGCVEAIVVPGQAKMHGLFGCDSEYVIPFECIKKVGPDIIMVEICEEKCLKTCKD; encoded by the coding sequence ATGCGGTTGTGTGAATTGAGACAGAAAGAAGTGATTAATCTTTGTGACTGCAGGCGGCTTGGGTGTGTGGTGGATCTGGTATTTGATCTATGCAAAGGATGTGTTGAGGCGATCGTTGTACCGGGGCAGGCGAAGATGCATGGGCTGTTTGGATGCGATTCGGAATATGTGATTCCATTTGAATGTATCAAAAAAGTAGGTCCGGATATTATCATGGTAGAAATATGTGAAGAAAAATGTCTGAAAACTTGCAAAGACTAA